The following proteins come from a genomic window of Achromobacter deleyi:
- a CDS encoding hemagglutinin repeat-containing protein — protein MAAGILLRAARNAVEQKTVSKSSSASIGIGYSTGGQQNGFTLELGASLGRGKAEGTDESWTNSQVTAGNVLALRSGGDTTLKGATGQASQVVASVGGDLLLESLQDSSKYASGNKSAGIGVSLCIPPYCAGSSSVSANASTGKVNSDFQSVTEQTGLRAGDGGFQIDVQHNTKLIGSVIAGSDRAIADGLNQLGTGTLVTKDISNRATYSGSQVSIGGGFGFGGGKGADAGLGTSKDGDVAGGAGKEHGSSIAEGGNGFGMGTPVVVAARGSDGSTTQSAISAGTVVIHDEVAQQDLTGMTAAQTIAALNRDTSSDTLNALKPIFDKEKIEAGFEIASEAQKQVGQFLATRAREAEALEDALDKEPEGERRKQLELAYADAKKWQPGGENRRWLTAIVGAVSGNVMGAAGDVVKAAAVNYLQGLGATQVKELVAQMEPGPKGEAARAALHAIVGCAGAASTGASCSAGALGAGIGSVLNALLDEDGKKLNPTEKEQRSNLVQSLVAGISTAAGADAVVATHSAALETENNHLTVLQHEARIREWMQCKDAACRDEVRDRYADLSRKQRAELADCQGAECTKNAQKLTELAASYDARASELLEKGRLDGGLSKADSEELEAVRGMSLLILSDRNEVLLRAILSGSEEARKEAWNSIAREGALGAAAVVGVHGRAVPRLTYEAASYHGKVDTVTKSRAPANGQDALNTSVQVKQTSMRRIGIDYKTREFVVFDETKNSVYHGHVRSWNNLHPDMQKALTRAGMVNRNGRILIDGGKK, from the coding sequence GTGGCGGCCGGCATACTGCTGCGCGCCGCGCGCAATGCGGTCGAGCAGAAGACGGTCAGCAAGAGCAGCAGCGCCAGCATCGGCATCGGTTACTCGACCGGCGGGCAGCAGAACGGCTTCACGCTTGAACTGGGCGCATCGCTCGGCCGCGGCAAGGCCGAAGGCACGGACGAAAGCTGGACCAACAGCCAAGTCACGGCCGGCAACGTGCTGGCCCTCCGGTCAGGAGGCGACACCACGCTCAAGGGGGCGACGGGCCAAGCCAGCCAGGTCGTCGCGTCGGTGGGGGGCGATCTGCTGCTGGAGAGCCTGCAGGACAGCAGCAAGTACGCCTCCGGCAACAAGAGCGCCGGCATCGGTGTGAGCCTGTGCATCCCGCCCTACTGCGCGGGATCGAGCAGCGTCTCGGCCAACGCCAGCACGGGCAAGGTCAACAGCGACTTCCAATCGGTCACGGAACAGACAGGTTTGCGCGCGGGCGATGGCGGCTTTCAGATCGACGTCCAGCACAACACCAAACTGATTGGCAGCGTCATCGCCGGTAGCGACCGTGCGATCGCCGATGGCCTGAACCAGCTTGGCACCGGCACGCTGGTCACCAAGGACATCAGCAACCGTGCCACCTACAGCGGCAGCCAGGTATCGATAGGCGGGGGCTTCGGCTTCGGCGGCGGCAAGGGCGCGGACGCCGGGTTGGGGACCAGCAAGGACGGCGACGTGGCCGGCGGCGCGGGCAAGGAGCATGGCTCGTCCATCGCGGAAGGCGGCAACGGCTTTGGCATGGGCACGCCGGTGGTGGTGGCGGCTCGCGGCAGTGACGGCTCGACGACGCAGAGCGCCATCAGCGCGGGGACGGTCGTGATCCACGATGAGGTCGCACAGCAGGACTTGACGGGGATGACAGCGGCTCAAACGATCGCCGCGCTGAATCGCGACACTTCGTCGGATACGTTGAATGCGCTCAAGCCGATCTTCGACAAGGAGAAGATCGAGGCGGGGTTCGAGATCGCGTCAGAAGCGCAGAAGCAGGTCGGGCAGTTCCTGGCGACTCGGGCCAGGGAAGCGGAGGCGCTGGAAGATGCGCTGGATAAGGAGCCCGAAGGTGAGCGCCGGAAGCAATTGGAACTGGCCTATGCGGATGCCAAGAAATGGCAGCCGGGTGGAGAAAACCGTCGCTGGCTGACCGCGATCGTGGGAGCCGTGAGTGGCAATGTGATGGGTGCCGCCGGCGACGTGGTCAAAGCTGCCGCAGTCAACTATTTGCAAGGGCTGGGGGCTACACAGGTCAAAGAGCTCGTTGCGCAGATGGAGCCCGGCCCGAAGGGTGAGGCCGCGCGTGCAGCGCTGCACGCGATCGTGGGATGCGCGGGCGCTGCGAGCACGGGCGCCAGTTGCTCGGCGGGTGCGCTCGGAGCCGGAATAGGGTCTGTGCTCAACGCCCTGCTCGATGAGGATGGCAAGAAGCTCAATCCGACAGAGAAGGAACAACGCAGCAATCTGGTGCAGTCGTTGGTGGCAGGGATCTCGACGGCAGCGGGTGCCGATGCGGTGGTCGCTACCCATTCGGCGGCGTTGGAGACGGAGAACAATCATCTGACCGTCTTGCAGCACGAGGCGCGTATCCGCGAGTGGATGCAGTGCAAGGACGCTGCTTGCCGGGATGAGGTGAGGGATCGGTACGCCGATCTCAGCAGAAAGCAGCGTGCCGAGCTAGCGGATTGTCAAGGCGCGGAGTGCACGAAGAATGCGCAGAAGTTGACGGAGTTGGCCGCTAGCTACGACGCGCGCGCAAGTGAGCTGCTGGAGAAAGGCCGACTAGATGGTGGTCTGAGCAAGGCGGACAGTGAGGAACTGGAGGCCGTCAGGGGCATGAGCCTGCTCATCCTGAGCGACCGTAATGAGGTGTTGCTGCGGGCGATCCTATCGGGCTCGGAAGAGGCGAGGAAGGAAGCGTGGAATAGCATTGCCAGGGAAGGAGCGCTTGGGGCTGCTGCGGTTGTGGGTGTGCATGGCCGCGCGGTGCCCCGTTTGACCTACGAAGCTGCGTCTTATCATGGCAAGGTCGATACCGTCACTAAGAGTCGTGCGCCTGCTAATGGACAAGATGCACTGAACACGTCAGTTCAAGTGAAGCAGACGTCGATGCGCCGGATTGGGATCGACTACAAAACAAGAGAATTCGTTGTGTTTGACGAAACTAAAAACTCCGTTTATCACGGCCACGTCCGTTCTTGGAACAATCTCCATCCAGATATGCAAAAGGCGTTAACGCGAGCGGGAATGGTGAATCGAAATGGGAGAATCCTTATTGACGGTGGAAAAAAATGA
- a CDS encoding YkvA family protein: MPTRDRLKTWARRIKRDGLTLWFAGKHPRTPWHAKALGVFVVAYALSPIDLIPDFIPVLGYLDDVLLLPGLIWLAIKLLPPDVLQECRNQADAWMDAKREKPRSLVGAVVIVALWVAVVVAIGYWLWR, translated from the coding sequence ATGCCAACCCGCGACCGCCTCAAAACCTGGGCCAGACGCATCAAGCGCGACGGCCTGACCCTGTGGTTCGCCGGCAAGCACCCCCGCACGCCATGGCACGCCAAGGCGCTTGGCGTGTTCGTGGTGGCCTACGCCCTCAGCCCGATCGACCTGATTCCCGACTTCATCCCGGTGCTGGGTTATCTGGATGACGTGCTGTTGCTGCCGGGCCTGATCTGGTTGGCCATCAAGCTGTTGCCGCCCGATGTTCTACAGGAATGCCGCAACCAGGCGGACGCGTGGATGGACGCAAAGCGCGAAAAGCCGCGCAGTCTGGTGGGGGCCGTGGTGATCGTGGCGTTGTGGGTGGCGGTGGTGGTGGCGATCGGTTACTGGCTATGGCGCTGA
- the imm45 gene encoding Imm45 family immunity protein, which translates to MNSMIKLVDFRGDALYRGNVLRMPAKFPYEDYVDFMIFMTKAADRPHGLIVTSGYKAGLVLVYLPKECGYSEGGVSRDWIISNWDKWVYPDCNVKDVYLIEGYVGTPP; encoded by the coding sequence ATGAATTCAATGATTAAGTTGGTGGATTTTAGGGGGGATGCCCTCTACCGAGGGAATGTTCTTAGAATGCCCGCAAAGTTCCCATATGAAGATTATGTTGATTTTATGATTTTTATGACTAAAGCGGCAGATAGGCCGCATGGTCTGATTGTGACGTCTGGCTATAAGGCGGGATTGGTACTGGTTTATCTGCCCAAAGAATGCGGATATTCGGAAGGGGGGGTTTCCAGGGATTGGATAATATCTAATTGGGATAAGTGGGTTTATCCTGACTGCAACGTAAAGGATGTGTATTTGATAGAGGGCTACGTTGGGACTCCTCCGTAA